The following are encoded together in the Pleurocapsa sp. FMAR1 genome:
- a CDS encoding DNA adenine methylase, whose product MPDNTAAKPTSYGREDASHSVSSLSQQASGICSRGLESAAVAKQRRGSIEPGSISSPQTDRKKAYKHNVLAQPFLKWAGGKRQLLPTIKEYVPQKFGQYYEPFVGAGAILFSLQPKKSVINDTNKELINCYRVIKDDPEELLELCQQHQDKNSKEHYYWLREQDRKDDFKDRSPQERAARIIYLNKTCFNGLFRVNSSGQFNVPYGNYSNPLIADPAVIRSVSAYLNQKDVRILEGDFAKAVATARKGAFIYFDPPYHPISDTSSFTGYSVNGFGEEEQIRLKEVCDKLTERGCQVLVSNSSASLIKELYSDPNYEIVEVKASRAINAVGSKRGRINELLIHNRYDRKQVNTSIG is encoded by the coding sequence ATGCCAGATAATACTGCTGCTAAACCGACATCTTACGGACGAGAAGACGCTTCGCATTCTGTGTCCTCACTATCTCAACAGGCGAGTGGAATATGCTCTCGCGGACTGGAGTCCGCCGCCGTTGCAAAGCAACGTCGAGGCTCGATAGAGCCTGGGAGCATTTCCTCGCCTCAAACTGATAGGAAAAAAGCATACAAGCATAATGTTCTCGCTCAACCATTCCTGAAATGGGCTGGCGGAAAACGGCAGCTTTTACCTACTATTAAAGAGTATGTCCCTCAAAAGTTCGGTCAATATTACGAACCCTTTGTTGGTGCTGGGGCGATATTATTCTCCCTACAGCCTAAAAAGAGCGTTATCAACGATACCAATAAGGAACTTATCAACTGTTATCGCGTAATTAAAGACGATCCTGAAGAGTTACTGGAGTTGTGTCAACAACATCAGGACAAGAACTCTAAAGAACATTATTACTGGTTGCGAGAGCAGGATAGAAAAGATGACTTTAAGGATAGAAGTCCTCAAGAGCGGGCTGCCAGAATTATTTATCTCAACAAAACTTGTTTTAATGGTTTGTTTCGCGTCAACAGTAGCGGTCAATTTAACGTACCTTATGGTAACTACTCTAACCCTCTAATTGCCGATCCTGCGGTCATTAGGTCGGTGAGTGCTTATCTCAATCAAAAAGATGTCAGAATTCTTGAAGGAGATTTTGCTAAGGCGGTGGCTACTGCGAGAAAAGGAGCATTTATTTACTTCGACCCTCCCTATCATCCCATATCTGACACTTCATCCTTTACTGGGTATAGTGTTAATGGGTTTGGAGAGGAAGAGCAGATTAGATTAAAGGAAGTCTGTGACAAGTTAACCGAGCGTGGCTGTCAGGTACTAGTAAGTAATTCCTCTGCTTCTTTGATTAAAGAGCTTTATTCTGATCCGAACTATGAAATTGTAGAAGTTAAAGCCTCCAGAGCTATTAATGCGGTGGGTTCAAAGCGTGGCAGAATAAATGAACTGTTGATCCATAACAGATATGACCGCAAACAAGTCAACACCTCGATTGGATAA
- a CDS encoding MBL fold metallo-hydrolase, whose amino-acid sequence MLSNKIKLINVLFAFLVGLSAFFSTNLTLAQNQPTVTIHRYESPPIDAVNLYWIETNKGIILIDAGRFLSQARYALDEILAVNKPILGILITHPHTDHYGGLPVFVDAAIEDVPIYASEITYNDLKTDSQGFIKARNQLHGNDFPDKDTIPLPNHIVKTGDTIKLGGLTFEVIDLPENETITTTLYYLSQQNALFAGDFVVNQTIPFLGDGFSSNWLNQLRSQQLQYPEETIIYHGHGKPDRVERLIKAQIKYIETMRRLVAEALAGDREVTPSEQEQIVAQLEKQHSDYKTSLVLPNLRIGNIKGIAKELS is encoded by the coding sequence ATGCTTTCTAACAAAATAAAATTAATAAATGTGCTGTTTGCTTTCTTGGTTGGTTTAAGTGCGTTTTTTAGTACCAATCTTACCCTGGCGCAAAACCAGCCAACAGTGACCATACACCGCTATGAATCTCCACCAATAGATGCGGTAAATTTATACTGGATTGAAACCAATAAAGGAATTATCTTGATTGATGCAGGACGCTTTCTTTCTCAAGCCAGATATGCTTTAGATGAAATACTTGCCGTTAATAAACCGATTTTAGGAATTTTAATTACTCATCCTCATACAGATCATTATGGCGGACTACCCGTATTTGTCGATGCTGCAATAGAGGATGTTCCGATTTATGCTTCTGAGATTACCTATAACGATCTTAAAACAGATTCACAAGGGTTTATAAAAGCGCGTAATCAACTACACGGTAACGATTTTCCAGATAAAGATACGATTCCTCTTCCTAACCATATAGTAAAAACTGGAGACACAATTAAGTTGGGTGGGCTTACTTTTGAAGTTATCGACTTGCCCGAAAATGAAACTATAACTACAACGCTTTACTATCTTTCCCAACAAAATGCGCTATTTGCTGGAGATTTTGTAGTCAATCAGACAATTCCTTTTCTGGGTGATGGTTTTAGTAGCAACTGGCTAAATCAACTGCGATCGCAACAACTACAATATCCTGAAGAGACTATAATTTATCATGGTCATGGTAAACCAGATCGAGTAGAAAGACTAATCAAGGCTCAGATTAAATATATAGAAACTATGCGTCGTTTAGTAGCCGAAGCACTTGCAGGCGATCGCGAAGTTACGCCGTCAGAACAAGAGCAAATTGTTGCTCAATTAGAAAAGCAACATTCTGACTATAAGACTTCGCTAGTTTTACCCAATTTGCGGATAGGGAACATTAAAGGTATTGCCAAAGAGTTAAGTTGA
- a CDS encoding TetR/AcrR family transcriptional regulator produces the protein MAAKRNFDSEEVLDGVMRTFWSHGYRGTSLEDLARATGLRKGSLHNAFGNKEDLFLLALERYAQLFDRRLDNALDDPDPYRAIERFLEAIVERMSDSFNPRGCLSTYACIEWQDLPPKAAAKVSHTLAGLEEQLTKIIKKGQQQSNFASDKDARSLARFLIATTRGMATLHKVTGDLDTVRDVANCAIGVLK, from the coding sequence ATGGCTGCCAAACGCAACTTTGATAGCGAAGAGGTTTTAGATGGTGTTATGCGTACCTTTTGGTCACATGGCTACAGAGGAACGAGTCTAGAAGATTTAGCTCGTGCTACTGGTTTGCGTAAAGGCAGTTTACATAATGCTTTTGGCAATAAAGAAGATTTGTTTTTGCTAGCACTCGAACGATATGCCCAGCTTTTTGATCGTCGTCTTGACAATGCACTCGATGACCCCGATCCATATCGAGCAATTGAACGCTTTCTAGAAGCAATTGTCGAACGAATGTCAGATTCTTTTAATCCTAGAGGATGCTTGTCAACCTACGCTTGTATAGAGTGGCAGGATTTACCGCCAAAAGCAGCAGCTAAAGTGTCTCACACTTTGGCAGGACTAGAAGAACAATTAACAAAAATAATCAAAAAAGGGCAGCAGCAAAGCAACTTTGCTTCAGATAAAGATGCGCGATCGCTGGCTCGTTTTCTGATTGCGACAACACGAGGCATGGCTACATTACACAAAGTTACGGGCGATTTGGATACTGTACGAGATGTAGCTAATTGTGCGATTGGCGTACTTAAATAA
- the coaBC gene encoding bifunctional phosphopantothenoylcysteine decarboxylase/phosphopantothenate--cysteine ligase CoaBC produces the protein MNDWDFQPPPESELGDYAIASPTDRQVTLESNHLQNKRIALLVTGSIAAMKAPLIARTLRRQGADVVAFASNEALRYTTIDALEWSTTNAVVTKLTANAEHLSDDNPFAAYLVAPATYNTINKMALGIADGVIASTLASAIGRMEKGKCQILIAPTMHGSLHNSILTKSLQQLNQMGVKIIPPKVANGKNNLPEEKAIALAVCRAVSLSSLKDIPILVTGGPTPVPIDNIRRLTNRFTGRLGICIAEELYLRGAKVKLIHGQGSYTPPSYLPHQIVTTYDEYLSAVMTELENNYRYGIFSAAVADYKPAQVYSGKIPSGGALSKIDLVATQKVIREVKAKYPSLGMITFKYQENISHAELISIAETRLQQGYQMVLANRGEEHQATGAQVAYLVTKNQPPQKAVGKKEIAKAIADYLESIDDKH, from the coding sequence ATGAATGATTGGGATTTTCAACCGCCACCAGAATCAGAATTAGGCGATTACGCGATCGCGTCCCCTACGGATCGCCAAGTTACTTTAGAATCAAATCATCTGCAAAATAAGCGTATTGCCCTGTTGGTGACAGGTAGCATTGCAGCCATGAAAGCTCCCTTAATCGCTCGTACTCTCCGCCGTCAAGGGGCTGATGTCGTAGCTTTTGCCTCGAATGAAGCATTAAGATACACCACTATTGATGCTTTGGAATGGAGTACCACTAATGCTGTGGTTACTAAGCTAACAGCAAATGCGGAACACCTCAGCGATGACAATCCTTTTGCTGCCTATTTAGTCGCCCCTGCAACCTATAACACCATCAATAAAATGGCATTGGGCATTGCCGATGGTGTCATTGCTTCTACTTTGGCTTCAGCTATTGGCAGAATGGAAAAAGGAAAATGTCAAATTCTGATTGCACCGACAATGCACGGTAGTTTGCACAACTCTATTTTGACTAAATCTCTACAGCAGCTAAATCAAATGGGAGTAAAAATTATCCCGCCCAAAGTTGCTAATGGTAAAAACAATCTGCCAGAAGAAAAAGCGATCGCCTTGGCTGTATGTCGCGCAGTTAGTTTATCATCTCTCAAGGATATCCCGATCTTAGTCACAGGGGGTCCTACCCCTGTACCGATAGACAATATACGTCGTCTCACTAATCGCTTTACAGGCAGATTGGGCATCTGCATCGCTGAAGAATTGTATCTTCGAGGCGCAAAAGTAAAATTAATTCATGGACAAGGCAGCTATACTCCTCCTAGCTATCTCCCCCATCAAATAGTTACTACCTACGATGAATATCTGTCAGCAGTAATGACAGAATTAGAAAATAATTATCGTTATGGAATCTTTTCTGCTGCGGTTGCTGACTATAAACCTGCTCAAGTATACTCAGGCAAAATCCCTAGCGGTGGGGCATTGTCTAAAATTGACCTAGTAGCTACTCAAAAGGTAATTAGGGAGGTAAAAGCTAAATATCCTAGCTTGGGCATGATTACTTTTAAGTATCAAGAAAACATCTCCCATGCAGAATTAATCAGTATTGCCGAAACTAGATTACAGCAGGGTTATCAAATGGTGCTAGCTAACCGTGGCGAAGAACATCAAGCTACAGGCGCGCAGGTGGCTTATCTAGTAACAAAAAACCAACCACCTCAAAAAGCAGTGGGAAAAAAGGAGATTGCCAAAGCGATCGCTGATTACTTAGAATCAATAGACGATAAACACTAA
- a CDS encoding globin family protein, with product MTLKTDLLETSFALICDRETDFTNYFYSNLFKDYPEVKPLFSDAQMDEQAKKLFDSLVLVVNNLTKPDTLTSALKGLGAKHVQYGVLPEHYPKVGGNLLKTMAVVLEDQWTDEYAVAWTEAYSAITEIMLDGCNYPPEVLNLET from the coding sequence ATGACTCTTAAAACAGATCTGCTAGAAACTAGCTTTGCTTTGATATGCGATCGCGAAACTGATTTTACCAATTATTTTTACAGTAATCTATTTAAAGATTATCCAGAGGTTAAACCCTTGTTTTCTGATGCTCAGATGGACGAGCAAGCTAAAAAATTATTTGACTCCTTGGTATTAGTAGTGAACAACCTCACTAAGCCAGATACTTTGACAAGCGCGCTTAAAGGCTTGGGTGCTAAACACGTACAGTATGGAGTTCTGCCAGAACATTATCCCAAGGTCGGCGGAAACTTACTTAAAACAATGGCTGTCGTCCTAGAAGACCAATGGACAGATGAATATGCAGTGGCTTGGACGGAAGCCTATTCGGCTATCACAGAAATAATGTTAGATGGCTGTAATTATCCTCCAGAAGTCCTTAATCTAGAAACTTAG